A window of the Mus pahari chromosome 1, PAHARI_EIJ_v1.1, whole genome shotgun sequence genome harbors these coding sequences:
- the Gp2 gene encoding pancreatic secretory granule membrane major glycoprotein GP2 isoform X2 has product MKRMAGCDLLWLAAASCILTLASPATIHPGYGSPRNSSNPDLDCGSPDSPSAGVCFDPCQNHTVLNDPTRSTENKETSEACDNNLHGWYRFVGDGGVKMPETCVDVFRCHTSAPMWLSGSHPILRDGIVSRTACANWNENCCFWHSEVQVKACSGESGDYHVYKLQGTPECSLRYCTDPSTAPKKCEITCRPEEECVFQNNNWACVCRQDLHVSDSQSLQPLLDCGDNEVKVKLDKCLLGGMDFKEKIIAYLNDRNCNGTMQDEPNNWVSMTSPVVANDCGNILENNGTHAIYRNTLSLAKDFIIRDFRINVNFQCAYPLDMSVSLETALQPIVSSLNVNVDGAGEFNIKMALFQDQNYTNPYEGAEVLLPVEAILYVGALLNRGDTSRFKLLLTNCYATPSENRHDPVKYFIIKNRCPNQRDSTINVRENGVSSESRFSVQMFMFAGNYDLVFLHCEVYLCDPTTEQCQPSCSSSRLRSSGPAIDYNRVLDLGPINKRSAQTSATSKGTPHSTGVLLAWPMFFLPVFLALLF; this is encoded by the exons ATGAAAAGGATGGCGGGTTGTGACCTGCTGTGGCTGGCTGCAGCCTCCTGCATTCTGACACTGGCATCTCCAGCTACAATACATCCAG GTTACGGGAGCCCCAGGAACAGCTCCAATCCGGACTTGGACTGTGGATCTCCTGACTCTCCAAGTGCTGGAGTCTGCTTTGACCCCTGCCAGAATCACACCGTCCTGAATGATCCCACCAGAAGCACAGAGAACAAGGAGACATCAGAGGCGTGTGATAATAACCTGCATGGCTGGTACCGCTTTGTGGGTGATGGAGGAGTGAAGATGCCAGAGACCTGTGTGGATGTGTTCCGGTGCCACACCTCTGCCCCCATGTGGCTGAGTGGATCTCACCCCATCCTTAGAGATGGCATTGTCAGCCGCACAGCCTGTGCCAACTGGAATGAGAATTGTTGCTTCTGGCATTCCGAGGTCCAGGTGAAGGCCTGTTCCGGAGAATCAGGAGACTATCACGTGTACAAGTTACAGGGCACCCCTGAATGCAGTCTGAGATACTGCACAG ACCCCTCCACTGCACCAAAGAAGTGTGAGATTACTTGTCGTCCTGAGGAGGAATGTGTATTCCAAAATAACAACTGGGCCTGTGTCTGTAGGCAGGACCTCCACGTTTCTG ATTCTCAGAGTTTGCAGCCTCTTCTGGACTGTGGAGATAATGAGGTCAAGGTGAAGTTGGACAAGTGTTTGCTGGGAGGTATGGATTTCAAGGAGAAGATCATTGCCTACCTGAATGACCGGAACTGCAATGGTACCATGCAAGATGAGCCCAACAACTGGGTGTCCATGACCAGCCCTGTTGTGGCTAATGACTGTGGGAACATCCTGGAG AACAATGGGACCCATGCCATCTACAGAAACACCCTCTCCTTGGCCAAAGACTTCATTATCAGGGACTTTCGCATCAACGTCAACTTCCAGTGTGCCTACCCACTGGACATGAGCGTCAGCCTCGAAACTGCTCTCCAGCCCATTGTAAG TTCCCTGAATGTCAATGTGGATGGAGCAGGAGAGTTCAATATCAAGATGGCCCTCTTCCAAGACCAGAACTACACAAACCCTTATGAAGGAGCCGAAGTGTTGCTTCCAGTGGAAGCTATACTCTATGTGGGTGCCCTCTTAAATAGAGGGGATACCTCCAGGTTCAAACTGTTGCTGACCAACTGTTATGCCACCCCTTCAGAAAACAGGCATGACCCTGTGAAGTACTTCATCATCAAGAACAG ATGCCCAAACCAACGTGATTCCACCATCAATGTGCGGGAGAATGGTGTGTCCTCAGAAAGCCGATTTTCAGTGCAGATGTTCATGTTTGCTGGAAATTATGACCTAGTTTTCCTGCATTGTGAGGTTTACCTGTGTGACCCCACTACTGAACAGTGTCAACCA TCTTGCTCTTCAAGTCGACTTCGCAGTAGTGGACCAGCCATTGACTATAATCGTGTTCTGGATTTAGGACCCATCAATAAGAGAA GTGCTCAGACTTCTGCTACCTCGAAGGGGACTCCTCACTCTACAG GGGTCCTGTTGGCCTGGCCCATGTtcttcctgcctgtcttcctggCTCTGCTGTTCTGA
- the Gp2 gene encoding pancreatic secretory granule membrane major glycoprotein GP2 isoform X1, whose product MIYGDSADCRVTCKPHFMKRMAGCDLLWLAAASCILTLASPATIHPGYGSPRNSSNPDLDCGSPDSPSAGVCFDPCQNHTVLNDPTRSTENKETSEACDNNLHGWYRFVGDGGVKMPETCVDVFRCHTSAPMWLSGSHPILRDGIVSRTACANWNENCCFWHSEVQVKACSGESGDYHVYKLQGTPECSLRYCTDPSTAPKKCEITCRPEEECVFQNNNWACVCRQDLHVSDSQSLQPLLDCGDNEVKVKLDKCLLGGMDFKEKIIAYLNDRNCNGTMQDEPNNWVSMTSPVVANDCGNILENNGTHAIYRNTLSLAKDFIIRDFRINVNFQCAYPLDMSVSLETALQPIVSSLNVNVDGAGEFNIKMALFQDQNYTNPYEGAEVLLPVEAILYVGALLNRGDTSRFKLLLTNCYATPSENRHDPVKYFIIKNRCPNQRDSTINVRENGVSSESRFSVQMFMFAGNYDLVFLHCEVYLCDPTTEQCQPVLRLLLPRRGLLTLQGSCWPGPCSSCLSSWLCCSERPAEHLALKFFPLAMAHIHPSVELDLSVNHFIALEMQFISITPG is encoded by the exons ATG ATTTATGGAGACTCTGCAGACTGCAGAGTAACCTGCAAGCCTCACTTTATGAAAAGGATGGCGGGTTGTGACCTGCTGTGGCTGGCTGCAGCCTCCTGCATTCTGACACTGGCATCTCCAGCTACAATACATCCAG GTTACGGGAGCCCCAGGAACAGCTCCAATCCGGACTTGGACTGTGGATCTCCTGACTCTCCAAGTGCTGGAGTCTGCTTTGACCCCTGCCAGAATCACACCGTCCTGAATGATCCCACCAGAAGCACAGAGAACAAGGAGACATCAGAGGCGTGTGATAATAACCTGCATGGCTGGTACCGCTTTGTGGGTGATGGAGGAGTGAAGATGCCAGAGACCTGTGTGGATGTGTTCCGGTGCCACACCTCTGCCCCCATGTGGCTGAGTGGATCTCACCCCATCCTTAGAGATGGCATTGTCAGCCGCACAGCCTGTGCCAACTGGAATGAGAATTGTTGCTTCTGGCATTCCGAGGTCCAGGTGAAGGCCTGTTCCGGAGAATCAGGAGACTATCACGTGTACAAGTTACAGGGCACCCCTGAATGCAGTCTGAGATACTGCACAG ACCCCTCCACTGCACCAAAGAAGTGTGAGATTACTTGTCGTCCTGAGGAGGAATGTGTATTCCAAAATAACAACTGGGCCTGTGTCTGTAGGCAGGACCTCCACGTTTCTG ATTCTCAGAGTTTGCAGCCTCTTCTGGACTGTGGAGATAATGAGGTCAAGGTGAAGTTGGACAAGTGTTTGCTGGGAGGTATGGATTTCAAGGAGAAGATCATTGCCTACCTGAATGACCGGAACTGCAATGGTACCATGCAAGATGAGCCCAACAACTGGGTGTCCATGACCAGCCCTGTTGTGGCTAATGACTGTGGGAACATCCTGGAG AACAATGGGACCCATGCCATCTACAGAAACACCCTCTCCTTGGCCAAAGACTTCATTATCAGGGACTTTCGCATCAACGTCAACTTCCAGTGTGCCTACCCACTGGACATGAGCGTCAGCCTCGAAACTGCTCTCCAGCCCATTGTAAG TTCCCTGAATGTCAATGTGGATGGAGCAGGAGAGTTCAATATCAAGATGGCCCTCTTCCAAGACCAGAACTACACAAACCCTTATGAAGGAGCCGAAGTGTTGCTTCCAGTGGAAGCTATACTCTATGTGGGTGCCCTCTTAAATAGAGGGGATACCTCCAGGTTCAAACTGTTGCTGACCAACTGTTATGCCACCCCTTCAGAAAACAGGCATGACCCTGTGAAGTACTTCATCATCAAGAACAG ATGCCCAAACCAACGTGATTCCACCATCAATGTGCGGGAGAATGGTGTGTCCTCAGAAAGCCGATTTTCAGTGCAGATGTTCATGTTTGCTGGAAATTATGACCTAGTTTTCCTGCATTGTGAGGTTTACCTGTGTGACCCCACTACTGAACAGTGTCAACCA GTGCTCAGACTTCTGCTACCTCGAAGGGGACTCCTCACTCTACAG GGGTCCTGTTGGCCTGGCCCATGTtcttcctgcctgtcttcctggCTCTGCTGTTCTGAGCGGCCAGCTGAGCACCTGGCTTTAAAGTTCTTCCCTCTGGCAATGGCTCACATCCATCCCTCAGTAGAACTGGATCTCTCTGTGAATCATTTCATTGCCCTGGAAATGCAATTTATATCGATAACTCCTGGGTAG